TGCCGCTGGAGTTCGGTCAGCGTGCGCACACAGCGCCGTACCTGTTCGCGCTCCAGCCGTGCCTCCACGTGCTCGACCACCTCGTCGTACTCGGGAAGCCGGTCCAGCAGCGCGGCCTTGTGGTCGCGGGCCGCCGCGGCGTCGACCGAGCGCACCCGGTCCACCGCCCGGCGGTGCGCCAGCGTGAGGATCCAGTTGATGGCCGTGCCACGGTCGGGCCGGTAGCGGGGAGCGGTCCGCCATACCTCCACCAGCACCTCCTGCGTCACCTCCTCCGACTGCGCCTGATCGCGCAGCACGGCGCGCACCACCCCCAGCACCGGGCCCGCCACGGCGTCGTAGA
The DNA window shown above is from Streptomyces sp. NBC_01451 and carries:
- a CDS encoding sigma-70 family RNA polymerase sigma factor; the protein is MKEAVHIGRNPSAGPALEDLVGRVALGDEDAFAGVYDAVAGPVLGVVRAVLRDQAQSEEVTQEVLVEVWRTAPRYRPDRGTAINWILTLAHRRAVDRVRSVDAAAARDHKAALLDRLPEYDEVVEHVEARLEREQVRRCVRTLTELQRQAVTLAYYRGLTYREVAEALALPLGTVKTRLRDGLIRLRDCLGVTA